The proteins below are encoded in one region of Phycisphaerae bacterium:
- a CDS encoding HEAT repeat domain-containing protein produces the protein MSECRCAAQFPAREMTVWVVLLVLTTLATGCSFEPTPDFITAVRQEARTCIERGMVYPFDPAVRAQAMEAASKVLGDSGRLRIREGLKDQHPGVRFAAAMALGKLRDKAAVPAMEALTNDPDVSVRLAAYFALEQCGLPTTERRTAWRDHLRKHENPEVRRNAVLALGQLGDRSTVPLLRAAASGDSDEGVRTQALEGLAMLGDKDAISRFIFEAFGGVGYRQPFAVMTLGQVPDDRVVPILRSRLASSPYLEAKLAAARGLGAKGYADGLGLAMRSLDWNKPDRSLAEDRPENQIMRVRSMAAMALGEIGDPRALGMLKKTMENPEDPRVQLAAATAILMIVDREALQPSVR, from the coding sequence ATGAGTGAATGTCGATGCGCTGCTCAGTTTCCGGCGAGAGAGATGACGGTTTGGGTCGTCCTTCTGGTCCTGACCACCCTGGCCACCGGTTGTAGTTTCGAGCCGACGCCGGATTTCATCACGGCAGTTCGTCAGGAGGCCCGGACCTGCATCGAACGAGGCATGGTCTATCCGTTTGATCCGGCCGTGAGGGCACAGGCGATGGAAGCTGCCTCGAAGGTTCTGGGGGATTCCGGCCGACTCCGCATCCGAGAGGGACTCAAAGATCAACATCCGGGTGTGCGGTTCGCCGCAGCCATGGCCTTGGGCAAGCTGAGAGACAAGGCGGCGGTGCCAGCCATGGAGGCGCTCACCAATGACCCGGATGTGAGCGTGCGGCTTGCCGCCTACTTCGCCCTGGAGCAATGCGGGTTGCCAACCACGGAGCGGCGCACGGCATGGCGGGATCACCTGAGGAAGCATGAAAACCCCGAAGTGAGACGAAATGCCGTCTTGGCTCTTGGCCAGTTGGGCGACAGATCTACCGTTCCGTTGCTTCGCGCTGCAGCCAGCGGCGATTCGGATGAAGGCGTACGGACACAGGCCCTCGAAGGATTGGCGATGCTGGGTGACAAGGATGCCATAAGCCGGTTTATTTTTGAGGCGTTCGGGGGAGTCGGATACAGGCAGCCCTTTGCGGTCATGACTTTAGGTCAGGTTCCCGACGATCGGGTTGTGCCCATACTACGTTCCAGGTTGGCCAGCTCTCCATACTTGGAGGCTAAGTTGGCTGCAGCAAGAGGGCTTGGGGCCAAGGGATATGCGGATGGGCTGGGACTAGCGATGAGATCCCTGGATTGGAACAAGCCCGATCGAAGCCTGGCGGAAGACCGTCCGGAGAACCAGATTATGCGTGTTCGGTCGATGGCGGCCATGGCTTTGGGGGAGATCGGTGATCCTAGAGCTTTGGGCATGCTGAAGAAAACCATGGAGAATCCGGAGGATCCGCGCGTTCAACTGGCGGCCGCCACGGCCATTCTCATGATTGTGGATCGGGAGGCACTACAGCCATCGGTCCGGTAA
- the mreD gene encoding rod shape-determining protein MreD, translating into MKWMPFAVLAIVVIVCQTTFVQALLAIQAIRPQWTIILAVHYALWAPSPDAAIAAWILGLIVDLQTASPHPIGLYAFSYGLAAWVVLRSRQVLFRDHPVTHAVVTLAFAFAIQVIAGLYFWWKHRIPIDMEGFWRPAFLFAGYTAIWAPCLHWLLIKLQRWTGLGPMRRRMTFRPENPA; encoded by the coding sequence ATGAAATGGATGCCATTTGCGGTCCTGGCGATCGTGGTCATTGTCTGCCAGACCACGTTCGTCCAGGCGCTCTTGGCCATCCAAGCCATCCGGCCCCAGTGGACGATCATCCTGGCAGTTCACTATGCCCTGTGGGCCCCCTCGCCTGATGCAGCCATAGCGGCCTGGATTCTGGGGTTGATCGTGGATCTACAGACCGCCTCACCTCATCCGATTGGGCTGTATGCCTTTTCCTACGGGTTGGCGGCCTGGGTCGTTCTTCGGAGCCGACAGGTGTTGTTTCGAGACCACCCGGTGACCCATGCGGTTGTGACTCTGGCATTTGCCTTTGCAATCCAGGTCATCGCAGGTCTTTACTTCTGGTGGAAGCACCGCATTCCCATCGACATGGAAGGGTTCTGGAGACCGGCTTTTTTGTTTGCCGGATACACAGCCATCTGGGCGCCTTGTCTTCACTGGCTGCTGATTAAGCTTCAACGCTGGACAGGGCTGGGGCCGATGAGACGCCGGATGACTTTCAGGCCGGAGAACCCTGCCTAG